The Megalops cyprinoides isolate fMegCyp1 chromosome 10, fMegCyp1.pri, whole genome shotgun sequence genome window below encodes:
- the xrcc1 gene encoding DNA repair protein XRCC1: protein MPEIKLKHVVSCSSEDSTHKAENLLSSDTYRKWKAARPGEKQTSVILQFEKEEQVHSIDIGNEGSAFIEVLGGRSTAVKDQDYEVLLVTSSFMSPSESRSGTNTNRVRLFGPSQLVKAAAQEKWDRVKIVCSQPYSKTIAYGVSFVKFHSPPDNSDLPTSTPPKLTKLGQFRVKEEAPPAGPSLQPGSLFFSRESVSKPSTALKVSPQSDRLSYATAALQSAPATGHPASAQTAVKRKFEFSKERQAAPAPPPSKKPSPLASPEPSASTPKPKAKPAPTSTPSPGTAKASPAQKTPDRKSTQPKPKPKSSEAVPLNRVLEGVVVVLSGFQNPFRGELRDKALAMGARYRPDWTPDSTHLICAFANTPKYSQVKAAGGTIVRKEWVLDCHRRKQRISHKRYLMDGAESSSEGSEEEEESEEEWVKEEPATPKKGQAMPKKEPATSKKVPGPKEEADEEDEYGGSTDAEKDESGMDTEDELKRVEGESRRRRGEEGGGVGGAIDDPYAGSTDENTDVEAEEDKPIPELPDFLSGKRFFLYGKFPQNERRLLLRYITAFNGAVEEYMSEKVQFVLTSEGWHDSFEDALMENGNLSFVKPSWIFAINDRQKMLPYQPYTVVP from the exons ATGCCGGAGATTAAACTCAAACACGTCGTGTCCTGCAGCAGCGAGGACAGT ACTCACAAAGCGGAAAATCTTCTAAGTTCCGACACGTACAGAAAGTGGAAGGCAGCGAGGCCCGGGGAGAAGCAGACCTCTGTCATACTGCAG TTTGAGAAAGAGGAGCAGGTTCACAGCATAGACATCGGAAACGAGGGGTCGGCTTTCATCGAGGTGTTAGGGGGGCGCTCCACCGCAGTCAAGGACCAGGACTATGAG GTGCTGTTGGTCACCTCCTCCTTCATGTCCCCCTCGGAGAGCCGTAGCGGCACCAACACTAACCGGGTCCGCCTGTTTGGGCCCAGCCAGCTGGTGAAGGCCGCTGCACAGGAGAAGTGGGACCGAGTCAAAATCGTCTGCAGCCAGCCATAcagcaag ACTATTGCATATGGAGTGTCCTTCGTGAAGTTCCACTCTCCTCCAGACAACAGTGACCTGCCCACATCCACCCCCCCA AAGCTCACCAAGCTGGGCCAGTTCCGTGTGAAGGAGGAGGCTCCGCCCGCCGGCCCCAGTCTGCAGCCTGGAAGCCTGTTCTTCAGCAGGGAGAGTGTCTCCAAGCCCAGCACGGCACTCAAAG TGTCCCCTCAGAGCGACAGGCTGAGCTATGCAACGGCCGCCCTGCAGTCTGCACCTGCGACCGGACACCCAGCATCTGCACAG ACTGCAGTGAAGAGGAAATTTGAGTTCAGTAAAGAACGCCAGGCTGCGccagctcctcccccttccAAAAAACCCAGCCCCCTGGCCTCTCCAGAGCCCAGCGCCAGTACCCCGAAACCTAAAGCCAAGCCCGCACCAACAAGCACCCCCAGTCCTGGCACAGCCAAGG CCTCCCCAGCCCAGAAGACCCCAGACAGAAAGTCCACTCAGCCCAAACCCAAGCCCAAATCCTCAGAGGCGGTACCGCTGAACCGGGTTCTGGAGGGCGTGGTGGTGGTGCTCAGTGGTTTCCAGAACCCCTTCCGGGGTGAGCTGCGGGACAAGGCCCTGGCCATGGGGGCGCGGTACCGACCCGACTGGACCCCGGACTCCACCCACCTCAT CTGTGCGTTTGCAAATACGCCCAAGTACAGCCAGGTGAAGGCGGCCGGGGGAACCATAGTGAGGAAGGAGTGGGTGCTGGACTGCCACAGACGCAAGCAGAGGATCTCCCACAAAAG GTACCTGATGGATGGAGCAGAGTCCAGCTCAGAGgggagtgaggaagaggaggagagcgaAGAGGAATGGGTGAAG GAGGAGCCAGCAACACCCAAAAAAGGGCAAGCCATGCCCAAAAAAGAGCCAGCCACGTCCAAAAAGGTGCCAGGGCCGAAGGAAGAGGCggatgaggaggatgagtaCGGGGGCTCCACAGATGCAG AGAAGGACGAGTCTGGGATGGACACAGAGGATGAGCTGAAGAG ggtggAGGGTGAGAGCCggcggaggagaggggaggagggaggcggaGTGGGTGGGGCCATTGATGATCCCTACGCGGGATCAACAGACGAGAACACAGACGTCgaggcagaggaggacaaaCCCATCCCAGAGCTACcag acttcCTGAGTGGAAAACGCTTCTTCCTGTATGGCAAGTTCCCGCAGAACGAGAGACGCCTGTTGCTACGATACATCACCGCCTTCAATGG tgctgtggagGAGTACATGAGCGAGAAGGTGCAGTTTGTGCTCACCAGTGAAGGCTGGCACGACTCCTTTGAGGAT GCACTGATGGAGAATGGCAATCTGAGCTTTGTGAAGCCCTCCTGGATCTTCGCCATCAATGACCGCCAGAAGATGCTGCCCTACCAGCCTTACACTGTGGTgccctga